The Deinococcus budaensis genome includes a window with the following:
- a CDS encoding RraA family protein, whose translation MTAVVDALRALLPAGDLTCALSDALGRGGALDGTFRPVWPGACCAGEAVTVRTFGTDLSPVFGAIEVAEPGSVVVIDSHGIGGAAFWGERTTRAALARDLAGAVIDGGCRDVTAVRRLGFPVFSTAVVPNAGLPGGRGAVNVPIQAGGIPVSPGDLVVADENGVVIVPRDFAASTLERVRVLLAEEQQAFVQADRGVAVPPDATEEGRPRSE comes from the coding sequence GTGACGGCCGTGGTGGACGCCCTGCGCGCCCTGCTCCCGGCGGGCGACCTCACGTGTGCCCTGAGCGACGCCCTGGGCCGGGGCGGGGCGCTGGACGGCACCTTCCGGCCCGTCTGGCCCGGAGCCTGCTGCGCCGGGGAAGCGGTCACCGTCCGCACCTTCGGCACGGACCTCAGCCCGGTGTTCGGGGCGATTGAGGTAGCCGAACCGGGAAGTGTGGTGGTGATCGACTCGCATGGCATCGGGGGCGCGGCCTTCTGGGGCGAGCGCACCACCCGCGCCGCCCTGGCCCGTGACCTCGCCGGGGCCGTGATCGACGGGGGGTGCCGGGACGTCACGGCGGTCCGGCGGCTGGGCTTCCCCGTCTTCAGCACGGCCGTCGTCCCCAACGCCGGACTGCCGGGCGGGCGCGGCGCCGTCAACGTCCCCATCCAGGCTGGGGGCATTCCTGTTTCGCCGGGCGACCTCGTCGTCGCGGACGAGAACGGGGTCGTGATCGTGCCGCGCGACTTCGCGGCCAGCACGCTCGAGCGGGTCCGGGTTCTGCTCGCCGAGGAGCAACAGGCGTTCGTTCAGGCGGACCGGGGCGTGGCCGTGCCGCCGGACGCCACAGAAGAAGGGAGGCCCCGGAGTGAATGA
- a CDS encoding carboxypeptidase M32, with translation MNDFQHRSAEINDLLCILNLLAWDARTQMPAGGSPTRAQQTATLSGLAQRQLLDPAYERAAEAALSTAEPGSVAARAAEQALGAVRALRRVPEDLTRDLALTKSAAQDAWVEARARGDFGHFAPHLTRMVDLTRRLADALGHREHPYDALLGLYEPGLTTRTLGELFSQLRPHHLSLLRDVQARPQPRLDFLARDYGVAEQEVLALELAQATGYDLARGRLDASAHPFEISFTREDVRITTRYRPDFLPGALFGVLHEAGHAMYEQGVSPELTRSVLTSDLLGLYAVGGASYGTHESQSRLWENRVGRSRAFWDRHFPRAQALFPSQLADVTAEEFWRAVNRVQPSLIRVEADELTYDLHIMLRVDLETALIAGDLTVPELPEAWNARMEADLGLKVPDDARGVLQDIHWSAGLFGSFPTYTVGNVMAAQFFEAAQAALPDLGASLARGEYGPLRTWLTEQIYRHGRTYTPHELLERTTGRGLDPAPYLAYLSGKYRDLYGLTAKETA, from the coding sequence GTGAATGACTTTCAGCACCGCTCGGCCGAGATCAACGACCTGCTGTGCATCCTCAACCTGCTGGCCTGGGACGCCCGCACCCAGATGCCGGCGGGCGGCAGCCCGACCCGGGCGCAGCAGACCGCCACCCTCAGCGGCCTCGCGCAACGGCAGCTGCTCGACCCGGCGTATGAGCGGGCCGCCGAGGCCGCGCTGAGCACCGCCGAACCCGGCAGCGTCGCCGCCCGCGCGGCGGAACAGGCCCTCGGCGCCGTCCGTGCCCTGCGGCGCGTGCCGGAGGACCTCACCCGCGACCTCGCCCTCACGAAGAGCGCGGCGCAGGACGCCTGGGTGGAGGCGCGGGCGCGCGGCGACTTCGGGCACTTCGCCCCGCACCTCACGCGGATGGTGGACCTCACGCGCCGACTGGCAGACGCACTGGGTCACCGCGAGCACCCCTACGACGCGCTGCTCGGCCTGTACGAACCCGGCCTCACGACCCGGACGCTGGGGGAGCTGTTCTCCCAGTTGCGCCCGCACCACCTGTCGCTGCTACGTGACGTGCAGGCCCGGCCCCAGCCCCGCCTCGACTTTCTGGCGCGCGACTACGGCGTGGCCGAACAGGAGGTGCTCGCACTGGAGCTGGCGCAGGCCACCGGCTACGACCTGGCGCGGGGACGGCTCGACGCGTCCGCGCATCCCTTTGAGATCAGCTTCACGCGCGAGGACGTGCGCATCACCACCCGCTACCGGCCGGATTTCCTGCCCGGGGCACTGTTCGGTGTCCTGCACGAGGCGGGGCACGCCATGTACGAGCAGGGGGTCTCGCCCGAGCTGACCCGCAGCGTCCTCACGTCGGACCTGCTGGGCCTGTACGCCGTGGGCGGCGCGAGCTACGGCACGCACGAGAGCCAGTCGCGGCTGTGGGAAAACCGGGTGGGCCGCTCACGCGCCTTCTGGGACCGGCACTTCCCCCGGGCGCAGGCGCTGTTTCCCTCGCAGCTCGCGGACGTGACCGCCGAGGAGTTCTGGCGGGCGGTGAACCGGGTTCAGCCCAGCCTGATCCGGGTGGAGGCCGACGAACTCACCTACGACCTGCACATCATGCTGCGGGTGGACCTCGAGACGGCCCTGATTGCCGGGGACCTGACGGTGCCCGAGCTGCCAGAAGCGTGGAACGCGCGCATGGAGGCCGACCTGGGCCTGAAGGTCCCGGACGACGCGCGCGGGGTGTTGCAGGACATCCACTGGTCCGCCGGGCTGTTCGGCTCCTTCCCGACCTACACGGTGGGCAACGTGATGGCCGCGCAGTTTTTCGAGGCGGCCCAGGCGGCGCTGCCGGACCTCGGCGCTTCGCTGGCCCGGGGGGAGTACGGCCCGCTGCGCACGTGGCTGACCGAACAGATCTACCGGCATGGCCGGACCTACACCCCGCACGAACTTCTCGAACGCACGACGGGGCGCGGCCTGGACCCGGCGCCCTACCTGGCCTACCTCAGCGGCAAATACCGTGACCTGTACGGTCTCACGGCAAAGGAGACAGCATGA
- a CDS encoding SDR family oxidoreductase — MTQHAGSLAGKVAVVTGASSGIGEATALALAAQGAGVVLVARREDRLQALAGQVRSAGGRAEVVAADIAHEDQARLAVERAAAAFGRVDILVNNAGLMLLGPVTGADTTDWRRMIEVNLLGLMYATHAALPHMRAGGGGHIVNISSVSGRGASPTSAGYSASKWGVGGFSEGLRQEVRLDRIRVTVIEPGVVATELTDHITHQETRAAYEGRIAQMTPLESGDIAAAVVYAVTQPERVNVNEILIRPLDQG, encoded by the coding sequence ATGACCCAGCACGCGGGCAGTCTGGCAGGCAAGGTCGCGGTCGTGACGGGCGCGAGCAGCGGCATCGGCGAGGCGACCGCGCTCGCCCTCGCGGCGCAGGGGGCGGGGGTGGTGCTGGTCGCGCGCCGGGAAGACCGTCTCCAGGCGCTCGCGGGGCAGGTGCGGAGCGCCGGGGGACGGGCCGAGGTGGTGGCCGCCGACATCGCCCACGAGGACCAGGCCCGGCTCGCCGTGGAGCGGGCCGCGGCCGCCTTCGGGCGAGTGGACATCCTGGTGAACAACGCCGGGCTGATGCTGCTCGGCCCAGTCACCGGGGCCGACACGACCGACTGGCGGCGCATGATCGAGGTGAACCTGCTGGGGCTGATGTACGCCACGCACGCGGCCCTGCCCCACATGCGCGCTGGGGGCGGCGGGCACATCGTGAACATCTCCTCGGTGTCGGGACGGGGCGCGAGTCCAACTTCTGCCGGGTACAGCGCCTCCAAATGGGGCGTCGGCGGCTTCAGCGAGGGTCTGCGGCAGGAAGTGCGGCTCGACCGCATCCGCGTCACGGTGATCGAACCCGGCGTGGTGGCGACCGAACTCACCGACCACATCACCCACCAGGAGACCAGGGCGGCCTACGAGGGCCGCATCGCCCAGATGACCCCGCTGGAATCCGGGGACATCGCCGCCGCCGTCGTGTACGCCGTGACGCAGCCCGAGCGGGTCAACGTCAACGAGATCCTGATCCGGCCCCTCGACCAGGGGTAG